A portion of the Equus quagga isolate Etosha38 chromosome 17, UCLA_HA_Equagga_1.0, whole genome shotgun sequence genome contains these proteins:
- the GAL3ST3 gene encoding galactose-3-O-sulfotransferase 3: MPPILQRLQQATKMMSRRKILLLVLGCSTLSLLIHQGAQLSWYPKLFPLSCPPLRDSPPRPKHMTVAFLKTHKTAGTTVQNILFRFAERHNLTVALPHPSCEHQFCYPRNFSAHFVHPATRPPHVLASHLRFNRAELARLMPPGTVYVTILREPAAMFESLFSYYNQYCPAFRRVPNASLEAFLRAPEAYYRAGEHFAMFAHNTLAYDLGGDNERSPRDDAAYLAGLIRQVEEVFSLVMIAEYFDESLVLLRRLLAWDLDDVLYAKLNARAASSRLAAIPAALGRAARAWNALDAGLYDHFNATFWRRVARVGRACVEREARELREARERLLRRCFGAQPVLRPATQIRTKQLQPWQPSRKVDIMGYDLPSGGAGPATEACLKLAMPEVQYSNYLLRKQKRRGGVRARPEPVLDNPPPRPIRALPRAPQVH; encoded by the coding sequence GTACCCTAAGCTGTTCCCTCTGAGCTGCCCGCCTCTGCGGGACTCTCCGCCGCGCCCCAAGCACATGACCGTGGCCTTCCTAAAGACGCACAAGACTGCGGGCACGACGGTGCAGAACATCCTGTTCCGCTTCGCCGAGCGCCACAACCTGACGGTGGCCCTGCCGCACCCGAGCTGCGAGCACCAGTTCTGCTACCCGCGCAACTTCTCAGCGCACTTCGTGCACCCGGCCACGCGGCCGCCGCACGTGCTGGCCAGCCACCTGCGCTTCAACCGCGCCGAGCTGGCGCGCCTCATGCCGCCCGGCACCGTCTACGTCACCATCCTGCGCGAGCCGGCCGCCATGTTCGAATCGCTCTTCAGCTACTACAACCAGTACTGCCCGGCCTTCCGGCGCGTGCCCAACGCGTCGCTCGAGGCCTTCCTGCGCGCGCCCGAGGCCTACTACCGCGCCGGCGAGCACTTCGCCATGTTCGCGCACAACACGCTGGCCTACGACCTGGGCGGCGACAACGAGCGCAGCCCGCGAGACGACGCCGCCTACCTGGCGGGCCTGATCCGCCAGGTGGAGGAGGTCTTCTCGCTGGTCATGATCGCCGAGTACTTCGACGAGTCGCTCGTGCTGCTGCGGCGCCTGCTCGCCTGGGACCTGGACGACGTGCTCTACGCCAAGCTCAACGCGCGCGCCGCCAGCTCGCGCCTGGCCGCCATCCCCGCCGCGCTGGGCCGGGCGGCGCGCGCCTGGAACGCGCTCGACGCCGGCCTCTACGACCACTTCAACGCCACCTTCTGGCGCCGCGTGGCCCGCGTCGGCCGCGCCTGCGTGGAGCGCGAGGCGCGCGAGCTGCGCGAGGCCCGCGAGCGCCTGCTGCGGCGCTGCTTCGGCGCCCAGCCGGTGCTGCGGCCCGCCACGCAGATCCGCACCAAGCAGCTGCAGCCGTGGCAGCCCAGCCGCAAGGTGGACATCATGGGCTACGACCTGCCCAGCGGCGGCGCCGGCCCGGCCACCGAGGCCTGCCTCAAGCTGGCCATGCCTGAGGTGCAGTACTCGAACTACCTGCTGCGCAAGCAGAAGCGCCGGGGCGGCGTGCGCGCCCGGCCCGAACCGGTCCTGGACAATCCTCCGCCTCGGCCCATCCGGGCTTTGCCGCGCGCCCCCCAGGTCCACTGA